The segment taacatacGAAATGAATTTGTTTGATTGAgtaatttagaaaaatatttaattattatttcattacttAATTGATACAAATATACGCTTCTAACAACAACTTGTGCGTTTGTCAGTCCTGGTTTGATCCATTTGGTCCTGGTCAGTCCTAACTTTCCATTGGATCTGGAACTCCTGATGCACCCATTAATTCATATAGTGACTTCCAAACAAAGATATGAAttctaaatatttataaagaatCCGATATTTTGCATTATTGATTGAAATGTTACAATTGAAATGTACAATATGGTTTTGTTCGTTTGTCCGTTAAAATTTTAGTCGAACCCCTACAAAAGTTCCCGCACATTACTTGAAAGTTAAGCTTAACGAACGTGATGCTAAACAAGGGTCGTGAGAATAACAGGCTGTCAGAAAAGGCGCGCATCGTAGATTTGTAACATTTGCAAAAAAATAAGAGCATTTCGTGCGACCTTACGAAGGAAGTACAATTATTCGGTGAACGTAAAAATTCGATCTAGTTCTTTCATCTCAAAACAAAGTGTAGATTAATAGGTTCTTGTATTTACCGTAAAAATTGCAAATCAACTATTTCTCGTTATGCAGTAATTCAAAAGTTAATATCTTGATTTAGGTTATTTCTAATAGATAAGTATTGTTTACTTTTCGTTTTATTATGGCTACTTAATACGTGTTCGTGTAAATCATATTCCACGTTATTTGTTACTCGCAGGTTGCATTAAGAATaacattttcaataattatttaatatggAGACCGTCGGGAAAAGCCGAATAGAACTGACCGATGAAGAAGATGCTCTTCTCAACGAAGCCATCTGTATGAGTTCAAACGAGCTTGCAAAAATGTTGAAGTCGGAAAAAGAAAGCACAATTGCTCAGAATTCTTTAAAGCCACAAACACAAGAAGATAAGTTTACTACAAATATTACTATAAACATTACTAACAATGTTACAAATCATTCGACCAACATAAGATACGAagataatgttaagaataaaccaGAAGATTTGCACTATTTACGCAAGAGAGCTAGAGAAAATAGTACATACAATGAAGATACAAAAGTTTTTCGAAGTAGACGTAACAGTGACTCTAGTTCTACTACAAATTCTTCTGATAGTAGTAAAAAGCGTATAGAATACGAAACAGATCCTATCATATTGGCACGTAGACAAAGAGACATAGATTATGGGAAAAACACCATTGGATACGATCAATATATTCGGGCTGTGCCTAAGTAAGGACCTCATAAGAGAGAATATTACTACAAAGATCCAGCAGtattcattttattaattatatctaTTTTAGAGAAAAGCGTACAAGGGAACATCCAAGAACACCACCAAGATATATTAAGTATAGtagaagaggatgggatggcATGATAAGATTGTGGAGAAAACAGCTTCATCGGTGGGATCCTCCTGAAGATAGCAATgccaattgaaataaaattcaaccaTTAATTTGttacataaatatttaatcttGTAATATGATTTCGGATTCCATGTAGTGTAAATTTTGGTACATtcttatacatatttatatgcATTAAGAAAacataaaatgtaaattaaaaaatttatattaataaataattaaactttATATTATaaggtatttaaaaaaaagcaCTTAGAAACTTGAATAaaaaaaacagtattatttcaaaattctttaattcaatttttgctTTATATATTATAAGTTACATTAAATATATGTTTTGATTGCTTTCAAGTGTAGTTCGTgtattgaaattatacaaaataaatttcacTATTTGCTCAATTGGGTTTCcaattgtttcaatatattATCTAGTTTTTCATTCGTTTTTTGCTCCATTTCATCGATTCTTTTCATCAGTCTTGTTTCCATGTCGTGGAGCTTATTATCAATGTAAGCATTAATATTCATATTCGATTCTGTATGGTCTTTGTTATATTGTCCCACCTCATTCTCATGACTTTCTGTTACATTTGTGCTTACCGAcgagttcaaaatattcttataacaCGATTGTATGCCAACCGAAGCATTAACTTCATCATTAAAAGATAGTTTAGTTAGGAATTGTTTTATCATTTCAGGATTAAAAATAGATGGAGGCGAAGTATCAGACTTAGTAATGGATTCTGTCATATAGAGCATTATACCATATATCCACATAACCGAACCTTTAGTGTTCGTTTTTGTGAACTAAAACGATATTCCAAATTAAGTAATGTGTTCGCAAAAACCTTTAGAACTTCATTGTAAAGAATTCTTATACCTTTACACTAGCTTCAGAAGTGGGTGGGTGAAATGTTGTTTTCGCAAGGTAAACATAATTATGATCAAAGTCATCCAATAGCTCTCCAAATACTGTTGTTTTATACTCTCCAAATTGCTTGAAAAACTCTAAGACATAGGCCTCTGATACTATGGCAATATGAGATATTTTTTGGTGGTTCGGTAACTTTATTTCCAACATACATGGCTCATTAGAGGATTGAGTTGGTTCTAAAGATATACATGTGTACAGGTTGACTATTTCATCAACATCGACACTGTAAAAATAGTCATATTGATCTTTTAATGCCAACAAATGTTTACATAACATTCATACAAAATATACATTGAaacttatttttttaaatacaaaaacACCTATTATTGTAAGCACtttcaagaaaaatttttattacttctcGAGTTCGGGATCAGAAGCTGTCATAGTGAAAACATCATGAAACTGTTTGTTGTTAGCGATTTTCCAATTACAAGAAATCTGCAGAAAATCTTTATTTAATGCTGAAGGGTTGTTAATTGTTTGATTATTTGATAGTTCCATTATATACACTATCTACTATACTTTTGTACGAGTCAGTTCTATCAACCACTATTAAAGTTTCTGTTTTTTATCTTCACTATAGAGAAAATCTc is part of the Halictus rubicundus isolate RS-2024b chromosome 10, iyHalRubi1_principal, whole genome shotgun sequence genome and harbors:
- the Slbp gene encoding stem-loop binding protein, which encodes METVGKSRIELTDEEDALLNEAICMSSNELAKMLKSEKESTIAQNSLKPQTQEDKFTTNITINITNNVTNHSTNIRYEDNVKNKPEDLHYLRKRARENSTYNEDTKVFRSRRNSDSSSTTNSSDSSKKRIEYETDPIILARRQRDIDYGKNTIGYDQYIRAVPKEKRTREHPRTPPRYIKYSRRGWDGMIRLWRKQLHRWDPPEDSNAN
- the LOC143357663 gene encoding uncharacterized protein LOC143357663 yields the protein MELSNNQTINNPSALNKDFLQISCNWKIANNKQFHDVFTMTASDPELENVDVDEIVNLYTCISLEPTQSSNEPCMLEIKLPNHQKISHIAIVSEAYVLEFFKQFGEYKTTVFGELLDDFDHNYVYLAKTTFHPPTSEASVKFTKTNTKGSVMWIYGIMLYMTESITKSDTSPPSIFNPEMIKQFLTKLSFNDEVNASVGIQSCYKNILNSSVSTNVTESHENEVGQYNKDHTESNMNINAYIDNKLHDMETRLMKRIDEMEQKTNEKLDNILKQLETQLSK